Proteins co-encoded in one Arachis hypogaea cultivar Tifrunner chromosome 11, arahy.Tifrunner.gnm2.J5K5, whole genome shotgun sequence genomic window:
- the LOC112722606 gene encoding cytochrome P450 78A5: MSSSQLCSMLLPPSLCFASLNFHVFLTLLLLLLVFNYWLVPGGLAWALSKFRLESPRAHNTNNNNKRSIPGPSGLPVLGLVSAFTGTLTHRVLANLAETFKAKNLMAFSIGVTRFVISTNPNTAKEILNSSAFADRPIKESAYELLFHRAMGFAPYGEYWRNLRRIATVHLFSPRRIAASGEFRARVGEHMVKEMVGLMEKKSEVKVREVLHLGSLNNVMMSVFGKSYEFGEGGNGCELEELVKEGYDLLGVFNWSDHFPFLGWLDLQGVRKRCRNLVAKVDDFVGNIILEHRMKRVAKDEAFDDFVDVLLDLEKQSKLQHSDMVAILWEMIFRGTDTVAILLEWILARMVLHPEIQAKAQSEIDSVVGYDRTINDLDLQNLPYLRAIVKETLRMHPPGPLLSWARLAIHDTQVGPHMIPAGTTAMVNMWGITHDKEVWCEPEEFKPERFIEEEVQIMGSDLRVAPFGSGRRVCPGKAMGLATVELWLAILLQTFKWIPTNHLDLSECLKLSLEMKSPLLAKLIPRFG, from the exons ATGTCATCATCACAACTATGCTCTATGCTTCTCCCACCTTCACTTTGTTTTGCATCACTCAACTTTCATGTCTTCCTTACTCTCCTTCTATTGCTTCTTGTTTTCAACTATTGGTTGGTCCCTGGTGGTCTTGCTTGGGCTCTCTCCAAGTTCCGTTTAGAATCACCACGTGCCCATAAtactaataacaacaacaaaaggTCGATTCCTGGGCCTTCAGGTCTTCCAGTTCTTGGCCTTGTTTCAGCCTTCACTGGAACCCTAACTCACAGGGTTCTGGCGAACTTGGCTGAAACATTTAAGGCCAAGAACTTGATGGCATTTTCCATTGGGGTGACCCGGTTTGTTATCTCCACAAACCCTAACACGGCCAAAGAGATTCTTAACAGTTCAGCTTTCGCTGATCGACCTATCAAAGAATCAGCTTACGAGCTTCTCTTCCACCGTGCAATGGGGTTCGCTCCTTATGGCGAATACTGGAGGAACCTTAGAAGAATCGCCACCGTTCATTTGTTCTCTCCACGGAGGATCGCTGCTAGCGGTGAGTTCAGAGCTAGAGTTGGTGAGCACATGGTGAAAGAAATGGTTGGTTTGATGGAGAAGAAGAGTGAGGTTAAGGTTAGAGAGGTGTTGCATTTAGGATCGTTAAACAATGTGATGATGAGTGTGTTCGGGAAAAGCTATGAGTTTGGTGAAGGTGGTAATGGGTGTGAGCTTGAAGAGTTGGTGAAAGAAGGGTATGATCTGCTTGGTGTTTTCAATTGGAGTGACCACTTCCCTTTCTTGGGTTGGTTGGATTTGCAAGGTGTCAGAAAGAGGTGTAGGAATCTAGTAGCGAAAGTGGATGATTTTGTTGGAAATATCATATTGGAACATAGAATGAAAAGGGTTGCCAAGGATGAAGCCTTTGATGACTTTGTTGACGTGTTACTAGATTTGGAAAAACAGAGCAAGCTTCAGCACTCCGATATGGTTGCTATTCTTTGG GAAATGATATTTAGAGGGACTGATACAGTAGCAATTCTTTTGGAATGGATTCTAGCACGGATGGTATTGCACCCTGAAATCCAAGCAAAAGCTCAATCTGAAATTGACTCTGTAGTTGGATATGATCGTACAATCAATGATTTAGATCTTCAAAATCTACCATACCTACGTGCCATAGTGAAAGAAACCCTAAGAATGCACCCACCAGGCCCACTGCTATCATGGGCGAGGCTTGCAATCCACGACACACAAGTGGGCCCCCACATGATTCCAGCTGGCACAACGGCAATGGTTAACATGTGGGGCATCACGCATGACAAAGAAGTTTGGTGTGAGCCGGAAGAGTTCAAGCCAGAGAGGTTCATAGAAGAAGAGGTTCAAATAATGGGGTCTGATCTTAGGGTTGCACCATTTGGTTCTGGAAGAAGGGTGTGTCCTGGCAAGGCTATGGGCTTGGCCACT